The genome window GCTGTGATCATTCTGCTTAGAGAGGTGTGGTGTGCTCGGGATCTGGGGGTGAGGCTGTCCGCCGCGGGGGTCCAGCCCGAGCCTCAGTCTGCAAGGGCCTTTGTGTCTTCCTGGCCTCTCTCCAGGTTCCAGACATCTTCCGCGTGGGGGTCACTCGCTTCTTTGGACAGACCATCCTCGGAGGACCGTTCCACGTCCTCTTGTGAGCCTCCTTGCCCTCAGCCGCGTCCCTTTCCTCACCAAGCCTCTAGTTTTACTGCCCGGATCCCTGACCTCTGGAGAACCCCAGTTCCGGAGGCCCCTCTCTGATGTGCGTGTGACCCTGTGTATCGCGCTTACCGGGGTTGAACCTGAGTGTGTGGGcaccatttccatcaccccctTGCTCTTGGATCCCCAGGACCGCCCCAGCCTCCTCTCAGCGCCCCCTCCCCGCTCTCCCCCCAGCATCAGCTATGCCTGCATGGTGCTGGTGACGACGGTGATGAGGCTCACCGATACCGACGGGGAGGCGGTGCCCATGTCCTTCGCCCTGGTGctgggctggtgcaacgtcatgtaCTTTGCCCGAGGATTCCAGATGCTGGGCCCCTTCACCGTCATGATCCAGAAGGTCCGTGCCGCCTCCCAAGCTTTCTAGAGAAAGGTCCTAGAGCAGGGGCTGCAAAGGGTCAGATCACAGAGGTCTCAGGCTTGGAGAGCCACATGTAGtctgtttggttttcttctccttttttctcttttccaaccCTTTAAACATGGAAAATTCTTGTTCAAGGGCCAACCGAAACTGACCAGGTAGATTTGGCCAGCAGGCCAGTTTGCCAACCCTGTGCGAGAGGGGTGGAGCTGTTAGACTTCTCAGGGTTAGACCTCTTGGAGGCTGGAAGGGGCATTTGCTCAAGGGATCGATGTGGAGCTGTCCTCCCTCTCCTCCGTCTAGATGATTTTTGGCGATCTGATGAGATTCTGCTGGCTGATGGCTGTGGTCATCCTGGGCTTTGCCTCAGGTACATCGTCTGAGATGGGGGGGGCCCTGGGCCGGAGGAAACTAGATAGCACAGAATACCTCGGGATAAACTTGGCGGGGGGGAAGGTGGGAAGGTAGGTAGAGGTAAGAGGAGGCCGTAGGATCCAAGGATGGGCTGTCCCTCGCGAGTGTTAGGGGGCGGTGGCTCTTGGGATCCGGAGGGTGAGCCGTGTGGACACTCAGGGAATGCAAGAACCCAAAGTGCAGGGTGAGGCAGGGCTGGGATGGTGGTATTGGAGGAAGGAAAACAGCACTGAGATGGGCAGCAGAGAGCTGGCGACGGTTTATTCAGATATaactctcaccccacccccccgccgggGGCGGAGCAGCCTTCTTTATCATCTTCCAGACGGAGGACCCTAACGAGCTGGGCCATTTCTACAATTACCCCATGGCGCTGTTCAGCACCTTCGAGCTGTTCCTCACCATCATCGATGGCCCTGCCAACTACGACGTGGATCTGCCCTTCGTGTACAGCATCACCTACGCTGCCTTCGCCGTCATCGCCGCCCTCCTCATGCTCAACCTCCTCATCGCCATGATGGGCGACACTCACTGGCGCGTAGCCCACGAGCGGGATGAGCTCTGGAGGGCCCAGGTGAGCCCCCTGGTGGCTGGGAGGGTTGGTGCAAGTCATTCCCTTCCTGCCGAGGACGGGGCCGAACTCAGAGGCCGGATATTGTGAGCCCAACATCGGTTTGGACGGCTAGCGCACAGTACAAAAGATTAGGCAAAGTGTACAGAACTGGATTAGCAATACAACCGAGCAATACTGGACTAGCTAGCTGAAAAGAATTCCTCACAGTTTTCTCAAAAAGTCCAATCTGTCTTTTCTAGAATAATCAACAAGAAATGACGCCGAGTAGTGGCTACAACAGCATTCAGTAAATTTTGTTACTGAGTGAGTAAAAAAGCTGGAGTATCACGTCCTTCTGGCAATATCTAAGTCTTCAAAATTTGACCCAGAAAAATAGGACCTGTCAAAAAATAATGCCACACAAACTCCCTATATAGCAGAAACTATCCTCAGTCAGATAATTGTGATGGGGACAAAAGAACGAATTGGATccaatcatcatttaaaaatacaaaataatttatctcaacaaaaataatttcagcaAAAAACATGGAAATCCCTCAAACTGGATGGCATCTAACTGTGTTGTGTAGaaaatggagtttaaaaaaacCCTAAGCTGGCTAAACAGGGTTTgctgatgaaaatattttttttccatgcgAATGTATTGACATGAGATTTCTCTGCAGGATGTTTGTGTTTCTAAGTGGCCTTTACATGTGCAGGGTCAAAATATTCTGTAGCCCTGCGGACCCTTTCTCTTTGCTCTGCCCTCCTTCCTGTCTACTTGGAGCAAGGTCTCCCCACCTGCCGCAGGACCGGCCTGGCCTGGATGTCAGGTCGCGGGTGAAGTGCTGTAGGGCTCAAGGCCCATCCACTCTCTCCCGCAGCAGAGGGCCGACGCTGCCATCCCCAGCTCAGGGGTGTTGTCACCTCTGGGAAACCATGAGTTTCCCAGATGTTGCTCAACTGTTGTCCTTCTGCCTGgcgtcctctcctctcctggtccGCACCCAGCCTCTGATTTCATCCTCTTCTGTCCCCACACGCAGGTCGTGGCCACCACAGTGATGCTGGAAAAGAAGCTGCCTCGCTGCCTGTGGCCTCGCTCCGGGATCTGTGGGCGCAAGTTCGGGCTGGGGGACCGTTGGTTCCTGCGGTGAGTGACAGCGGGGACTGGCGTCCCTCCGGCTCAACCTCCTGCCCCCAGGGGCCCTGTGCAGGCCTGGGTGCTCCCTAGGCTTCAGGCCTCGCTGGGAGAAGGGGGCCTGCTAGCTTCCTGGGCCCTGAAAGCATCCCCAGAGCTGCTGGACTCGGCTCTGCGCCGCTTCCTCAGGCCTGGCACCCCCTGTGCCCACTCGGGCTGCAGACAAGGGAAAAGGGCACCGGCAGTAGGGTGGGGCGGGGCCAGGAGACGAGGGCTGGTCCAAGGTCAGCCTCTCCATCAACTCCTCCGTCCCCCCAGGGTGGAAGACAGACAGGATCTCAACCGGCAGCGCGTCCGGCGCTACACGCAGGCCTTCTGCAACCCAGGCTCCGAAGATGACGACACGGAAGGACGGTGGCTGGGCGGCCCCCACCTGTCCCTTCCTGCCCCCTCGGTGTCTCGAAGTACTTCCTGCAGCAGCATGAACTGGGAGAGGCTGCGGGAAGCCACCCGGAGGAGAGAGCGGAGGGGGATGGTGAACAGGGCTCTGGAGGCCGGGGAGGGCTGGGAGTACCAGATCTGAGTGCCTCCGCCCACGTGGGTGCCCGGCAGCGTCAAGAAACAAAGCCTAGACCTCTCACCT of Physeter macrocephalus isolate SW-GA unplaced genomic scaffold, ASM283717v5 random_1715, whole genome shotgun sequence contains these proteins:
- the LOC102996700 gene encoding transient receptor potential cation channel subfamily V member 6 translates to LLYMVCFTTCCVYRPLHPRTDNQTGPRDNTLLQQKLLQEAYVDPEDHLRLVGELVSVFGAVIILLREVPDIFRVGVTRFFGQTILGGPFHVLFISYACMVLVTTVMRLTDTDGEAVPMSFALVLGWCNVMYFARGFQMLGPFTVMIQKMIFGDLMRFCWLMAVVILGFASAFFIIFQTEDPNELGHFYNYPMALFSTFELFLTIIDGPANYDVDLPFVYSITYAAFAVIAALLMLNLLIAMMGDTHWRVAHERDELWRAQVVATTVMLEKKLPRCLWPRSGICGRKFGLGDRWFLRVEDRQDLNRQRVRRYTQAFCNPGSEDDDTEGRWLGGPHLSLPAPSVSRSTSCSSMNWERLREATRRRERRGMVNRALEAGEGWEYQI